One genomic segment of Clostridium estertheticum subsp. estertheticum includes these proteins:
- a CDS encoding CapA family protein, which produces MKKKRRRKFNKKIAIKNLLVLLICISLSLITIKTISSSFKKPNENHNTNNVIKPAVSPKVENTNTEVLLSAVGDCTIGTDSKFNYASSLPAMAQNQNNGFAYYFKNVRSILSKDDVTIANLETTFTDSNDKADKQFNFKASSDYAKSLTLGSIEGVNISNNHIYDYKEKGFLDTKNALEKEKVNYFGEGSKWTTKIKGQSFGFLGYRGWSLDKRFLDKLKEDISQLKKTNSVVIINFHWGAENAYYPVAAQKDLAHFAIDNGADIILGHHPHVIEGIEQYKNKIIAYSLGNFCFGGNSNPSDKTTFIFQSNLKFVNNNLTSIGVRVIPCSISSVNYTNDYCPTLLASNAKVNLLSNLNRLSDNAGFEISDKFFYINTKKTSIN; this is translated from the coding sequence TTGAAGAAAAAGCGGCGTAGAAAATTCAATAAAAAAATAGCAATCAAAAATTTATTAGTACTACTTATTTGCATAAGTTTATCCTTAATTACTATAAAAACTATTTCATCATCATTCAAAAAGCCCAATGAAAATCATAATACTAATAATGTTATAAAACCTGCCGTTTCTCCGAAAGTAGAAAACACAAACACAGAAGTATTGCTATCTGCAGTAGGGGACTGTACCATAGGCACTGATAGTAAATTTAATTATGCTAGTAGTCTTCCGGCGATGGCGCAGAATCAAAACAATGGGTTTGCCTATTATTTTAAAAATGTACGTAGTATCCTTAGTAAGGATGATGTCACAATAGCTAATTTAGAAACAACCTTTACAGATTCTAATGACAAAGCAGATAAACAGTTTAATTTCAAAGCCAGTAGCGATTATGCTAAAAGTTTAACACTTGGTTCAATAGAAGGTGTAAATATTTCTAATAATCATATATATGATTATAAAGAAAAAGGGTTTCTTGATACAAAAAATGCCCTAGAAAAAGAAAAAGTTAATTATTTTGGAGAAGGATCTAAATGGACTACAAAAATAAAAGGACAGTCCTTTGGATTTTTAGGTTATAGAGGGTGGTCTTTAGATAAAAGGTTTCTTGATAAATTAAAAGAGGATATATCACAATTAAAAAAGACTAACTCAGTTGTAATTATAAACTTCCACTGGGGAGCCGAAAATGCGTATTATCCAGTAGCTGCACAAAAGGACCTTGCTCACTTTGCTATAGATAACGGTGCAGATATAATACTTGGACATCACCCCCACGTAATTGAAGGCATTGAACAATATAAAAATAAAATTATCGCCTATAGTTTAGGAAATTTCTGTTTTGGTGGTAACTCTAATCCAAGTGATAAAACAACTTTTATTTTTCAAAGTAATTTAAAGTTTGTAAATAATAATTTAACATCTATTGGTGTACGAGTTATTCCTTGTAGTATATCTTCAGTAAATTATACTAATGATTATTGTCCGACTCTTCTCGCTAGTAATGCTAAGGTAAACTTATTAAGTAACTTAAATAGACTTTCTGATAATGCAGGCTTCGAAATAAGTGATAAGTTCTTTTATATAAATACTAAAAAAACATCTATAAATTAA
- the mmuM gene encoding homocysteine S-methyltransferase: MNPITNILKDFPLIILDGALATELERLGCDINDSLWSAKILAQNPEIIEKVHYDYFASGADCAITSSYQATIEGYVEKGFTKLEAISLIKKSATIAIKARDDFWKNPLHRINRPIPLVAGSVGPYGAYLADGSEYLGDYKIGEEELIEFHRPRVKILVDAGVDILACETIPSLIEAKAITKLLKEFPNVYCWMSFSAKNDFQISDGTLISDCAKYLDSFTQVAAIGINCSAPDHIQSLIEEIKNNCKKPIVVYPNSGEEYDACSKTWHGNSSSEIYSRSAKGWFDKGAQLIGGCCRTTPDDIKAIATWARK; the protein is encoded by the coding sequence ATGAATCCAATAACCAATATTTTAAAAGATTTTCCATTAATTATTTTAGACGGTGCCTTAGCTACAGAACTTGAACGATTAGGGTGCGACATTAATGATTCTCTCTGGTCAGCAAAAATACTTGCTCAGAATCCTGAAATAATAGAGAAAGTACACTATGACTATTTCGCTTCTGGAGCTGACTGTGCAATTACCTCAAGTTATCAAGCTACTATTGAAGGATATGTAGAAAAAGGTTTCACTAAACTCGAAGCAATATCCCTTATTAAGAAATCTGCTACTATTGCTATAAAAGCTAGGGATGATTTTTGGAAGAATCCACTACATAGAATAAATAGACCAATTCCCTTAGTTGCAGGCTCTGTAGGCCCCTACGGTGCTTATCTTGCAGATGGTTCTGAATACCTTGGAGATTATAAAATTGGTGAAGAAGAACTAATTGAATTTCATAGACCAAGAGTAAAAATCTTAGTAGATGCAGGTGTAGATATTCTTGCTTGTGAAACAATACCTAGTCTTATAGAAGCTAAAGCTATTACTAAACTACTTAAAGAATTTCCCAATGTATATTGTTGGATGAGCTTTAGTGCTAAAAATGATTTTCAGATAAGCGATGGTACATTAATTTCTGATTGTGCCAAATATTTAGATTCCTTTACTCAAGTGGCTGCCATAGGAATAAATTGCAGCGCACCTGATCATATACAATCGTTGATTGAAGAAATCAAAAACAATTGTAAAAAACCTATAGTAGTTTATCCAAACTCAGGAGAAGAATATGATGCCTGCTCTAAAACTTGGCATGGTAATTCCTCTAGTGAAATTTATAGTCGTAGTGCCAAAGGCTGGTTTGACAAAGGCGCTCAGCTAATTGGTGGTTGCTGTCGAACAACTCCCGACGATATTAAAGCTATTGCTACATGGGCTCGAAAATAA
- a CDS encoding amino acid permease, which translates to MSTKVEIKTENEVEHHGELKRSLQARHLNMIAIGGAIGTGLFLLSGGTISKAGPGGAIVAYCVMGILVYFLMTSLGEMATLLPVSGSFETYATRFVDPAFGFALGWNYWFCWATCVACELVAGSIIIKFWLPSTNATLWSILFLVVLFILNLTSARAYGEGEYWFSSIKVITIIAFIIVGTLMIFGIMGGHSPGFSNFTLSDVNGNKGPFIGGIFGMVNVFLLAGFSFSGTELVGLAAGECENPQVNVPKAIKMVFWRILLFYLGAIIVIGFLVPFNDPNLLKSGTDQIAFSPFTMVFERSGLAFAASLMNAVILTAVLSAGNSGLYASSRMLYSMAKEGKAPKLFGKVNKRGVPMNALYLTTLVACSAFFASLVGDGKIYYALVNISGITAFFAWLGIAICHYRFRKAYIAQGRKLEDLKYRAKWFPFGPIMAMILCTIVIFGSNIWIFQEPKFDWFSFITNYMTIPLFAIFYFGYKFIKKTKIVPLMECDFEHKEYQETE; encoded by the coding sequence ATGAGCACAAAAGTCGAAATAAAGACAGAGAATGAAGTGGAGCACCATGGTGAACTCAAAAGGAGTTTACAAGCCAGGCATTTAAATATGATTGCAATTGGTGGTGCAATTGGTACTGGGCTATTTTTACTTAGTGGTGGCACGATAAGCAAAGCGGGTCCAGGTGGCGCAATTGTCGCATATTGTGTTATGGGTATTTTAGTATATTTTTTAATGACATCTCTTGGAGAGATGGCAACACTATTACCAGTTTCGGGTTCCTTTGAAACATATGCTACAAGGTTTGTAGATCCTGCATTTGGATTTGCTTTAGGTTGGAATTATTGGTTTTGCTGGGCCACATGCGTTGCTTGTGAATTAGTGGCAGGATCCATAATTATAAAGTTCTGGCTTCCGAGTACTAATGCAACTTTGTGGAGTATATTATTCTTAGTTGTTCTATTTATACTTAATCTTACATCAGCAAGAGCCTATGGAGAAGGTGAATATTGGTTTTCCAGTATTAAAGTTATTACAATAATTGCATTCATAATAGTAGGTACTCTAATGATATTTGGTATAATGGGTGGACACTCGCCAGGTTTCTCTAACTTTACACTATCTGATGTTAATGGCAATAAGGGCCCCTTCATAGGCGGCATATTCGGGATGGTAAATGTATTTCTACTCGCAGGCTTTTCTTTCTCTGGTACTGAACTTGTAGGCCTTGCTGCAGGTGAGTGTGAAAATCCACAAGTTAATGTTCCAAAAGCCATCAAGATGGTATTCTGGCGTATCCTTTTATTTTATCTTGGTGCAATAATAGTAATTGGGTTCCTAGTTCCTTTTAATGATCCAAACCTTTTAAAAAGTGGTACAGACCAAATAGCATTTAGTCCTTTCACTATGGTGTTTGAAAGGTCAGGCTTAGCATTTGCTGCAAGCCTTATGAATGCAGTTATTCTTACAGCTGTGCTTTCAGCAGGAAACTCTGGATTATATGCTTCATCACGTATGCTTTATTCAATGGCAAAGGAAGGAAAGGCACCTAAACTTTTTGGGAAAGTAAATAAGAGGGGTGTTCCAATGAATGCACTTTACCTTACAACTCTTGTTGCTTGTTCAGCTTTTTTTGCATCTCTCGTTGGTGATGGTAAAATATACTATGCACTAGTTAACATTTCTGGTATTACAGCTTTCTTTGCATGGTTAGGTATAGCCATATGCCACTACAGATTCAGAAAAGCATATATTGCACAAGGAAGAAAACTTGAAGATTTAAAGTATCGAGCTAAGTGGTTCCCATTCGGCCCAATTATGGCTATGATACTTTGTACTATTGTTATATTTGGCTCAAACATATGGATATTTCAAGAACCCAAATTCGATTGGTTTAGTTTTATAACAAATTATATGACTATTCCATTATTTGCAATTTTCTATTTTGGTTATAAGTTTATAAAGAAAACCAAGATAGTTCCTCTTATGGAATGTGATTTTGAACATAAAGAATATCAAGAAACGGAATAA
- a CDS encoding lantibiotic protection ABC transporter ATP-binding protein: MDSYILKTEKLCKKFGKQQVVNNISLMVERNSIYGLLGPNGAGKSTTLKMITGLLRPTSGNIIFDGHPWDRKDLKDIGALIESPALYGNLTAKENLKVHTKLLDLPDSEAREVLEIVDLKNTGKKRASQFSMGMKQRLGIAIALLTHPKLLILDEPTNGLDPIGIQELRELIRSFPSQGITVILSSHMLSEVEQVAQHIGIVSNGILGYQNEIHKDDDLEKLFMKIVKESRKEGEASND; this comes from the coding sequence ATGGATTCTTATATTTTGAAAACAGAAAAATTGTGTAAAAAGTTTGGGAAACAACAGGTAGTTAACAATATTTCACTAATGGTTGAAAGGAATTCTATCTATGGGTTACTTGGTCCTAATGGTGCAGGAAAATCAACAACATTAAAAATGATAACAGGGCTTTTACGTCCAACCTCAGGTAATATAATATTTGATGGACATCCATGGGATAGAAAAGATTTAAAAGATATTGGAGCATTGATTGAATCTCCGGCACTCTATGGAAATCTCACTGCGAAGGAAAATCTTAAAGTACACACTAAATTGTTAGATTTGCCTGATTCCGAGGCACGTGAGGTACTTGAAATTGTGGATTTAAAAAATACGGGTAAGAAAAGAGCATCACAGTTTTCAATGGGTATGAAACAGCGTTTGGGAATCGCCATTGCACTTTTAACTCATCCGAAACTTCTAATTTTAGATGAACCCACCAATGGACTTGATCCCATTGGAATACAGGAACTTCGGGAATTGATTCGTTCTTTTCCGTCTCAGGGTATTACGGTAATCCTGTCAAGTCATATGCTTTCAGAAGTAGAGCAAGTTGCGCAGCACATTGGTATTGTTAGTAATGGGATATTAGGCTATCAGAATGAAATTCATAAAGATGATGATTTAGAAAAACTATTTATGAAAATTGTGAAAGAAAGTAGAAAAGAAGGTGAAGCATCTAATGATTAA
- a CDS encoding lantibiotic immunity ABC transporter MutE/EpiE family permease subunit, whose translation MINYLQSENLKYKRTFSRKIIVMAPLFFILYALLTMANMGTENNYFIIMVFNWWPLIFMPIGSALLCSLSDAKERKAGNYRGLRSHNVRSIRLWLSKNAIIAFYMFLSSIILMAVVFLYSFLKSGNMASVLKICEASMVIWITSVGLIPIYLFLATWLGMVASIGCALIGLAAGAMMAPEPSWILMPWSWPLRLMCPIAHVHPSGVPLQNGDILMNPSVILICIIVSIVFLIITFLLTSIWFSKREVR comes from the coding sequence ATGATTAATTATTTGCAATCTGAAAATTTAAAATACAAGCGAACATTTTCTCGAAAGATTATTGTCATGGCTCCATTATTTTTTATATTATATGCATTACTTACTATGGCAAATATGGGGACTGAAAATAATTATTTTATTATTATGGTTTTTAACTGGTGGCCACTTATATTTATGCCTATTGGTTCTGCACTACTTTGTTCTCTTTCTGATGCTAAAGAAAGAAAAGCTGGAAATTATAGAGGATTACGTTCACATAATGTAAGGAGCATAAGATTGTGGCTTAGTAAAAATGCTATTATTGCTTTCTATATGTTTTTATCATCCATAATTCTCATGGCCGTTGTCTTTCTATATAGTTTTTTAAAATCAGGAAATATGGCTTCAGTTTTGAAAATTTGTGAAGCAAGCATGGTAATTTGGATTACATCGGTTGGTTTGATTCCAATTTATTTGTTCCTAGCAACATGGTTAGGTATGGTTGCTTCAATTGGATGTGCTTTAATTGGACTTGCAGCAGGTGCTATGATGGCTCCTGAGCCATCATGGATATTGATGCCATGGAGCTGGCCATTGCGTTTAATGTGTCCTATTGCTCATGTACACCCAAGTGGTGTTCCTCTTCAGAATGGGGATATATTAATGAATCCATCTGTGATTCTTATTTGTATTATTGTATCGATTGTGTTTTTAATTATAACATTTTTACTCACCTCAATATGGTTTTCTAAAAGGGAGGTGCGTTAA
- a CDS encoding lantibiotic immunity ABC transporter MutG family permease subunit, with product MNIFKCISADWMKTKRTAIRLIFISISIAYSILMLLYFSNNKIQYVMYDGFFKVISVFLPLLVSLISGFIGMQEEGAGNFSIILSSTVPRTTSYLSKLFLLEIMTTISIFLSTSMFLLGMKFILHIENIQYSLFFQGSFLTVIGCLFLYVFYLFLSFAFGMGVSIALGGAGFLIAAIMGATVVGDKIWKFIPWTWPARLSIIPESLMPGIQLPIGLAPSQVLTWLYGRYLPLVFLVTIMLIIASLIWFNGWEGRKSYE from the coding sequence TTGAATATATTTAAATGTATCTCTGCCGATTGGATGAAAACAAAGCGGACTGCAATTAGACTTATTTTTATTTCCATATCCATTGCTTATTCTATTTTAATGTTATTATATTTTTCAAACAATAAAATACAATATGTAATGTATGATGGATTTTTTAAGGTGATTTCAGTTTTTCTCCCCCTTTTGGTAAGTTTAATTTCAGGGTTTATTGGTATGCAGGAGGAAGGTGCAGGAAATTTTAGCATAATTCTAAGTTCAACTGTTCCAAGAACAACAAGTTATCTTAGCAAACTTTTTCTACTTGAGATTATGACCACTATTTCCATTTTTCTTTCTACTTCTATGTTTTTACTTGGAATGAAGTTTATTTTGCATATAGAAAACATACAATATAGTTTATTTTTTCAAGGTTCATTTCTAACGGTTATTGGTTGTTTATTTTTGTATGTATTTTATCTGTTTTTAAGTTTTGCATTTGGAATGGGAGTTTCAATTGCATTAGGTGGCGCAGGATTTTTAATTGCTGCAATTATGGGCGCAACTGTAGTAGGTGATAAAATATGGAAGTTTATTCCTTGGACATGGCCAGCGCGCCTTTCAATCATCCCAGAAAGCCTTATGCCTGGGATACAACTTCCTATAGGGTTAGCTCCATCACAAGTTCTTACGTGGCTCTATGGAAGATACCTTCCATTGGTATTCCTAGTCACAATTATGCTGATAATTGCTAGCCTTATCTGGTTTAATGGGTGGGAAGGTAGAAAGTCCTATGAATAA
- a CDS encoding MFS transporter, whose product MSSLSVVRRNLGNTFPALKEKNFMYFWTGQCISLLGTWMQRTAQQWLVYSITKSPLLLGLLGVAQFTPVLFFSLFAGVFIDRFNKKKVLIFTQSILMMLAFTLSFLVWSGKVHYWHVLVIAIIMGFVNTLDMPTRQSFIPELVEKKNIINAIGLNSSVFNVARIIGPAIAGYLMVRFGTALCFFFNGLSFIAVIIGIVLIKPTRSYIRKQSGNMFLGINEGLKYIISNKTILAAVLSMFAVGTFSMNSDVIIPVFSTIVLHQGAGGYSTLLSVMGVGSLIAALTVITTTRKGPNKKLLYGSSILVCLSQTVLLFTHSYLMSSLMLALVGFFTVAFSTSVNSTIQLNTSDDYRGRVMSVYSLANNGTTPLGNLFAGTITEKFGPNLGFFGCGFVALVLMVTVLGSLKINIFSNAKDSK is encoded by the coding sequence ATGAGTAGCTTATCTGTAGTTAGAAGAAATTTAGGTAATACTTTTCCAGCACTTAAGGAAAAAAACTTTATGTATTTTTGGACCGGACAGTGTATATCTTTACTCGGCACTTGGATGCAGCGAACAGCTCAGCAATGGTTAGTATATAGCATTACAAAATCCCCATTATTATTAGGACTTTTAGGTGTGGCCCAATTTACCCCAGTTCTTTTCTTCTCTCTATTTGCAGGTGTGTTTATAGATAGATTTAACAAGAAAAAAGTGCTTATATTTACTCAAAGCATTTTGATGATGTTAGCCTTTACACTATCCTTTCTAGTATGGAGTGGTAAAGTACACTATTGGCACGTACTTGTTATTGCAATCATAATGGGTTTTGTAAATACGCTAGATATGCCTACAAGACAATCTTTTATACCGGAATTGGTTGAAAAGAAAAACATAATAAATGCCATTGGACTAAATTCCTCTGTGTTTAATGTGGCAAGAATTATAGGACCAGCAATTGCTGGCTATTTAATGGTACGTTTTGGAACCGCACTATGCTTCTTTTTTAATGGTTTAAGCTTTATAGCTGTAATTATAGGTATCGTTTTGATTAAACCAACTCGTTCATATATAAGAAAACAAAGTGGTAACATGTTTTTAGGTATAAATGAGGGTTTAAAGTATATTATATCAAATAAAACAATTTTAGCAGCAGTGTTATCCATGTTTGCAGTTGGAACCTTCTCTATGAATTCTGATGTTATTATTCCTGTCTTTTCTACAATAGTTCTTCATCAAGGAGCTGGTGGATATAGTACTCTTTTATCAGTCATGGGAGTAGGTTCTCTTATCGCAGCTTTAACCGTTATAACTACTACTAGAAAAGGTCCAAATAAGAAGTTACTCTATGGTAGTTCAATATTAGTTTGTTTGTCTCAAACTGTTTTGCTATTTACACATTCTTACCTAATGTCTTCGCTAATGCTCGCATTAGTTGGATTTTTCACCGTAGCTTTTTCAACTTCAGTAAATTCAACAATTCAGTTAAACACAAGTGATGATTATAGAGGTCGAGTAATGAGTGTTTATTCCTTGGCTAATAATGGAACCACTCCTCTTGGGAATCTTTTTGCAGGCACCATTACAGAAAAATTCGGACCTAATTTAGGATTTTTCGGTTGTGGTTTCGTGGCATTAGTTTTGATGGTTACAGTACTTGGGTCATTGAAAATTAACATATTTTCAAATGCAAAAGATAGTAAATAA
- a CDS encoding GNAT family N-acetyltransferase, with translation MSEKILNQTICLKQYISEREYKEINKLEVLCSLKDKTNLKLELDYKVSVTKNDYIGLKEINEYLYYVEDVLVAYLGISSFGGNNGEINGMTHPDYRRKGLFTKLFKLATEECQKRNFNNIFLLSDGKSTSGTFFIKAVCGKYDFSEYRMKLLNKTFLENINSITLRKAEKADKREIAKQNAMFFYGSEEGESFPEEEEIINMTTYMIELNKAIIGKIRIEYSDNSAFICGFGILPNFRGKGYGNKL, from the coding sequence ATGTCAGAAAAAATATTAAATCAAACTATTTGTTTAAAACAATACATATCAGAAAGGGAGTATAAAGAAATAAATAAACTAGAAGTACTTTGTAGTTTGAAAGACAAAACCAATTTAAAATTAGAATTAGATTATAAAGTAAGTGTAACCAAAAATGATTATATAGGTTTAAAGGAAATTAATGAATATTTATATTATGTAGAAGATGTTTTAGTGGCCTACCTTGGTATTTCAAGCTTTGGAGGCAATAATGGTGAAATTAATGGTATGACTCATCCAGACTATCGTAGAAAAGGCTTATTTACAAAGCTTTTTAAACTTGCAACAGAGGAGTGCCAGAAAAGAAACTTTAATAATATATTTCTATTATCAGATGGTAAATCAACATCGGGGACCTTTTTTATAAAGGCTGTATGTGGAAAATATGATTTTTCAGAGTATAGAATGAAGCTACTTAACAAAACTTTTTTAGAAAACATAAATTCAATCACTTTAAGAAAAGCTGAGAAAGCAGACAAAAGGGAAATAGCTAAACAAAATGCAATGTTTTTCTATGGTTCAGAAGAGGGTGAAAGTTTTCCAGAGGAAGAGGAAATCATAAATATGACAACATATATGATTGAATTAAATAAAGCTATTATAGGAAAAATTAGGATAGAATATAGCGATAATTCTGCATTTATATGTGGCTTTGGAATATTGCCAAATTTTAGAGGTAAAGGGTATGGAAACAAGCTTTAA
- a CDS encoding aspartate/glutamate racemase family protein translates to MKTIGLIGGMSWESSLEYYRIINETVKLELGGLHSAQCLMYSVDFEEIEVLQHENKWDELTNIMLNAAEKLKNGGADFIIICTNTMHKMASDIENKVGIKVVHIAEVTGQKIIEKGMKKVGLLGTKFTMEQDFYKQVLKEKCNIDVIIPDENEREIIHEIIYNELCKGIINEASKENYISIIKILALKGAEGIVLGCTEIPLLIKQEDVNIPVFDTTTIHAISAVEFALDK, encoded by the coding sequence TTGAAAACAATTGGTTTAATAGGTGGAATGAGCTGGGAATCATCACTTGAATATTACAGAATTATAAATGAAACTGTCAAATTAGAATTAGGAGGACTTCATTCGGCACAATGCTTAATGTATTCAGTAGATTTCGAAGAAATAGAAGTATTGCAGCATGAAAATAAGTGGGATGAATTAACTAATATTATGCTCAATGCTGCGGAAAAGCTTAAAAATGGCGGTGCTGATTTTATTATAATATGTACTAATACAATGCATAAAATGGCAAGTGATATAGAGAATAAGGTAGGAATAAAAGTTGTACACATAGCTGAAGTAACTGGTCAAAAAATAATTGAAAAAGGAATGAAAAAGGTTGGATTACTTGGAACTAAATTTACTATGGAACAAGATTTTTATAAACAAGTACTAAAGGAGAAATGTAATATTGATGTAATTATTCCAGATGAAAATGAGAGAGAAATCATTCATGAAATTATTTATAATGAATTATGTAAGGGTATAATAAATGAAGCTTCAAAGGAAAATTATATAAGTATTATAAAGATCCTAGCATTAAAGGGTGCTGAAGGAATAGTGCTAGGGTGTACAGAAATACCTTTATTGATAAAGCAAGAAGATGTTAATATACCAGTGTTTGATACAACAACAATACATGCTATCTCTGCGGTTGAATTTGCTTTAGATAAATAG